The following proteins are co-located in the Spinactinospora alkalitolerans genome:
- a CDS encoding maleylpyruvate isomerase family mycothiol-dependent enzyme, protein MTERERTQIHDWLEQGTELLAEHVAELPDVDFRGPSRLPGWTRAHVIAHLVGNAGALMNMVTWARTGVETRMYASREARDAAIEEGSQDPPEWLRAEFTDSARRLEEALDELPEEALSARLFHPKRGAFPASDLPWLRTVEVWLHLVDLNVGRTCADLPADLVDALLERTCADLTAAGEAPALRLVATDRDAATWTVGEAPAAVEVIGPASDLLGWLTGRDPGARLRTGTDEDLPGLPAWL, encoded by the coding sequence ATGACCGAGCGCGAACGCACGCAGATCCACGACTGGCTCGAGCAGGGCACCGAACTCCTCGCCGAACACGTCGCGGAGCTTCCCGACGTCGACTTCCGCGGCCCCTCCCGGCTGCCCGGCTGGACCCGTGCGCACGTCATCGCCCACCTGGTGGGCAACGCCGGAGCGCTGATGAACATGGTGACATGGGCGAGGACCGGCGTGGAGACCCGGATGTACGCGAGTCGCGAGGCCCGCGACGCCGCGATCGAGGAGGGTTCCCAGGACCCGCCGGAGTGGCTGCGCGCGGAGTTCACCGACTCCGCGCGGCGGCTGGAGGAGGCGCTGGACGAACTGCCCGAGGAGGCGCTGTCGGCGCGGTTGTTCCACCCGAAGCGCGGGGCGTTCCCCGCGAGCGACCTGCCGTGGCTGCGGACCGTGGAGGTGTGGCTGCACCTCGTCGACCTCAACGTCGGCCGGACCTGCGCCGACCTTCCCGCGGACCTCGTCGACGCCCTGCTGGAGCGGACCTGCGCCGACCTGACCGCGGCCGGTGAGGCGCCGGCCCTGCGGCTGGTCGCCACCGACCGCGACGCCGCCACCTGGACCGTGGGGGAGGCCCCCGCCGCGGTCGAGGTGATCGGTCCGGCGAGCGACCTGCTGGGCTGGCTCACCGGCCGCGACCCGGGCGCGCGGCTGCGCACCGGAACCGACGAGGACCTCCCCGGGCTCCCCGCGTGGCTGTAG